A genomic stretch from Bosea sp. F3-2 includes:
- the nth gene encoding endonuclease III — protein sequence MDQQNRPARARAPAKRITSTGSRARARKPAEIREIFERFRAANPEPKGELESVNAFTLLIAVVLSAQATDAGVNKATRKLFAIADTPEKMLALGEDTVREHIKTIGLYRNKAKNVIALCEKLIAAFGGQVPTTREALESLPGVGRKTANVVLNIAFGEITHAVDTHVFRVSNRLRIAPGKNVLQVELGLEKAIPEEFGRHAHHWLILHGRYTCKALRPECGRCIQNDLCDSPDKRVA from the coding sequence ATGGATCAGCAGAACAGGCCCGCGCGCGCCCGCGCCCCCGCCAAGCGCATCACTTCGACGGGATCTCGGGCGCGCGCGCGCAAGCCGGCCGAGATCCGCGAGATATTCGAGCGTTTCCGCGCCGCCAATCCAGAGCCCAAGGGCGAGCTGGAATCGGTGAACGCCTTCACCCTGCTGATTGCCGTCGTGCTCTCGGCACAGGCGACCGATGCCGGGGTCAACAAGGCGACGCGCAAGCTCTTCGCCATCGCCGACACGCCGGAGAAGATGCTGGCGCTCGGCGAGGACACGGTGCGTGAGCACATCAAGACGATCGGCCTCTACCGCAACAAGGCGAAGAACGTCATCGCCCTCTGCGAGAAACTGATCGCTGCGTTCGGTGGGCAGGTGCCGACGACGCGCGAAGCCTTGGAAAGCCTGCCGGGCGTCGGCCGCAAGACGGCGAATGTCGTGCTCAACATCGCCTTCGGCGAGATCACCCACGCCGTCGACACCCATGTCTTCCGCGTCTCCAACCGGCTCCGGATCGCGCCGGGGAAGAACGTGCTGCAGGTCGAGCTCGGGCTGGAGAAGGCGATCCCGGAGGAGTTCGGCCGGCATGCCCATCACTGGCTGATCCTGCACGGACGCTACACCTGCAAGGCGCTCAGGCCCGAATGCGGGCGCTGCATCCAGAACGACCTCTGCGACTCTCCCGACAAGCGCGTTGCCTGA
- a CDS encoding ATP-binding cassette domain-containing protein has translation MSIAEPAVLADTHPGQGTPLIEMRDISIAFGGIKAVDGASVDLMPGEVVGLLGHNGAGKSTLIKILSGAYRADAGTIHVNGEEAAITSPRDAKRHGIETIYQTLALADNVDAAANIFLGRELLTGWGTLDDATMESETRKVMGRLNPHFRRFKEPVKALSGGQRQSVAIARAIYFNARVLIMDEPTAALGPAETKQVAELILQLKKQGIGIFLISHDLHDVFDLADRVTVMKNGKVVGTARTADVTQDEVLGMIISGKCPPAAVAGPGALRN, from the coding sequence ATGAGCATCGCGGAACCGGCTGTTCTCGCCGACACCCATCCCGGCCAGGGCACTCCGTTGATCGAGATGCGCGACATCTCGATCGCCTTCGGCGGCATCAAGGCGGTCGATGGCGCAAGCGTCGACCTGATGCCGGGCGAGGTTGTCGGCCTCCTCGGCCATAACGGCGCCGGCAAGTCGACGCTGATCAAGATCCTGTCGGGCGCCTATCGGGCCGATGCCGGCACTATCCATGTGAATGGCGAGGAAGCCGCGATCACGAGCCCGCGCGACGCCAAGCGCCATGGCATCGAGACGATCTACCAGACGCTCGCGCTCGCCGATAACGTCGACGCCGCCGCCAACATCTTCCTCGGCCGCGAACTGCTGACCGGCTGGGGCACGCTCGACGATGCGACGATGGAGTCGGAGACCCGCAAGGTGATGGGCCGGCTCAATCCGCATTTCCGCCGCTTCAAGGAGCCGGTGAAGGCGCTCTCGGGCGGCCAGCGCCAGTCGGTCGCCATCGCCCGCGCCATTTACTTCAACGCCCGCGTGCTGATCATGGACGAGCCTACTGCCGCGCTGGGCCCAGCCGAGACGAAGCAGGTGGCGGAACTCATCCTCCAGTTGAAGAAGCAGGGCATCGGCATCTTCCTGATCAGCCACGACCTGCACGATGTCTTCGACCTCGCGGACCGCGTCACGGTGATGAAGAATGGCAAGGTCGTCGGCACGGCGCGCACCGCCGACGTTACCCAGGACGAGGTGCTGGGCATGATCATCTCAGGCAAATGCCCGCCGGCCGCAGTGGCAGGCCCCGGCGCGCTACGCAACTAG
- a CDS encoding glyoxylate/hydroxypyruvate reductase A, producing the protein MSLLLAMTGWHVEDWRARFQAMLPEMPIVVLGEPFDRRAVHYVASWKHPAGSLTGLPNLAAIFSLGAGVDFLFADDKLPLVPIARVVDPDLTTRMSEYVVLHCLMHLRQQHRYMRQQREKLWEDDRNQPAARSVRVGIMGLGELGLDAAAKLKVIGFDVAGWSRSPKSIEGLRTFSGEEGMKGFLARTDILVCLVPLTPETRGIINAGLIAALAQDGRLGGPFVINAGRGGLQVEEDILAALDTGMLKGATLDVFETEPLPLASPLWNHPGVTITPHNAAMSEPEAIASLITAQIRRLEAGEPLQHVVDPARGY; encoded by the coding sequence ATGAGTTTGCTTTTGGCCATGACGGGCTGGCATGTCGAGGATTGGCGCGCCCGGTTTCAGGCGATGCTGCCGGAGATGCCGATCGTGGTTCTCGGCGAGCCTTTCGACCGCCGCGCGGTCCACTATGTCGCAAGCTGGAAGCATCCGGCCGGCAGCCTGACCGGCCTGCCCAATCTCGCCGCGATCTTCTCGCTTGGTGCCGGCGTGGACTTCCTCTTCGCCGACGACAAGCTGCCCCTCGTGCCAATCGCCCGCGTCGTCGATCCCGATCTGACCACGCGGATGAGCGAATACGTCGTGCTGCACTGCCTGATGCATCTGCGCCAGCAGCACCGCTACATGCGTCAGCAGCGCGAGAAGCTCTGGGAGGACGATCGTAACCAGCCGGCGGCCCGGTCGGTTCGTGTCGGCATCATGGGGCTGGGCGAGCTCGGGCTGGATGCGGCCGCCAAGCTCAAGGTCATCGGCTTCGACGTTGCCGGCTGGAGCCGCTCGCCGAAGAGCATCGAGGGGCTGCGCACCTTCTCGGGCGAGGAGGGCATGAAGGGCTTCCTCGCGCGGACGGATATCCTCGTCTGCCTCGTCCCGCTCACGCCGGAGACGCGCGGCATCATCAACGCCGGGCTGATTGCCGCACTGGCCCAGGATGGCCGCCTCGGCGGTCCGTTCGTCATCAATGCCGGGCGCGGCGGTTTGCAGGTGGAAGAGGATATCCTGGCGGCGCTCGACACGGGGATGCTGAAGGGCGCGACGCTCGATGTCTTCGAGACCGAGCCGCTGCCGCTCGCCTCGCCGCTCTGGAACCATCCGGGCGTGACGATCACGCCGCATAACGCGGCGATGTCGGAGCCGGAAGCGATCGCTTCCCTGATCACGGCGCAGATCAGGCGGTTGGAAGCGGGCGAGCCTCTGCAGCACGTGGTCGATCCGGCCAGAGGATATTGA
- the xylF gene encoding D-xylose ABC transporter substrate-binding protein, whose translation MKRFVLAASIAVAAISIHAGAFAQSKGPVIGVSWSNFQEERWKTDEAAMKAAIEKAGGTYLSADAQSSPAKQLTDVESLIARGAKAIIVLAQDAQAIRPAVEKAVNEGIGVVGYDRLIEIPQAFYLTFDNVEVGRMMAREIQKAKPEGNYVFIKGSSSDPNANFLYQGSIEVLKPAIDGGKIKNVGEAFTDGWLPANAQRNMEQILTRNQNKVDAVIAANDGTAGGAIAALAAQGLSGSVPVSGQDADRAALNRVALGTQTVTIWKDARELGRNAAEIAVKLAGGAKLSEIPGSAAWDQGPTKQKMTALFLKPVPVTKDNLNAVIEAGWAPKSAVCQGVAAGKVKACD comes from the coding sequence ATGAAGCGTTTCGTCCTCGCGGCGAGCATCGCCGTTGCCGCCATTTCCATTCATGCTGGCGCCTTCGCCCAGTCGAAAGGCCCGGTCATCGGGGTGAGCTGGTCTAACTTCCAGGAAGAACGCTGGAAGACCGACGAGGCTGCGATGAAAGCGGCGATCGAGAAGGCCGGCGGCACCTATCTCTCGGCGGATGCGCAGTCATCGCCGGCCAAGCAGCTCACCGACGTCGAAAGCCTGATCGCGCGCGGCGCCAAGGCGATCATCGTGCTGGCGCAGGACGCGCAGGCCATTCGCCCGGCCGTCGAGAAGGCGGTGAACGAGGGCATCGGCGTGGTCGGCTATGACCGCCTGATCGAGATTCCGCAGGCCTTCTACCTGACCTTCGACAATGTCGAGGTCGGCCGAATGATGGCGCGCGAGATCCAGAAGGCGAAGCCGGAGGGCAACTACGTCTTCATCAAGGGCTCGAGCTCCGATCCCAATGCCAATTTCCTCTACCAGGGCTCGATCGAGGTGCTGAAACCGGCCATCGACGGCGGCAAGATCAAGAATGTCGGTGAAGCCTTCACCGATGGCTGGCTGCCAGCCAACGCCCAGCGCAACATGGAACAGATCCTGACGCGCAACCAGAACAAGGTCGATGCCGTGATCGCCGCCAATGACGGCACGGCGGGCGGCGCCATCGCGGCATTGGCTGCGCAGGGCCTCTCCGGCTCCGTGCCGGTCTCCGGTCAGGACGCCGACCGCGCAGCATTGAACCGCGTCGCACTGGGCACGCAGACCGTGACGATCTGGAAGGATGCGCGCGAGCTCGGGCGCAACGCCGCCGAGATCGCGGTCAAGCTCGCCGGCGGCGCCAAGCTCTCCGAAATTCCGGGTTCGGCAGCCTGGGACCAGGGCCCGACCAAGCAGAAGATGACGGCGCTCTTCCTCAAGCCCGTGCCGGTGACGAAGGACAATCTCAACGCCGTGATCGAAGCCGGCTGGGCGCCGAAATCGGCGGTCTGCCAGGGCGTCGCGGCGGGCAAGGTCAAGGCCTGTGACTAG
- a CDS encoding sugar ABC transporter permease: MRSLLRSSGSEAAPAPANPVQDERSLADRLREIEFDPRMIGMVAALAVIWLGFNWLSDGAFLTPRNLWNLWVQTASIAIMACGMVLVIVTRNIDLSVGSMLGFVGMVVGLVQVRLLPEIWGFEHPLTWLVSLLVAMCLGGLVGLLQGALIAYLAIPSFIVTLGGLLVWRGAAWWVTQGQTIAPMDSRFRPLGGGVEGAIGTSASWAIGIALCAAICVGAALIRRRRKRFGFVLRPLWAEIAIAGLGCAAVLAMVMVANAYALPAGIARRITEAKGGTWPAGGLIIGHGLAVPVLIALGVGVVITFLANRLRFGRYVFAIGGNPEAAQLSGVNTRKVLMLVFGLMGMLVGISACISTARLNAATNAAGTLDELYVIAAAVIGGTSLAGGVGTVAGAMLGALVMQSLQSGMVLIGVDAPLQNIVVGIVLVLAVWLDGVYRKRLS; encoded by the coding sequence ATGCGATCCCTTCTGAGATCATCCGGCTCTGAAGCCGCGCCAGCGCCGGCCAACCCGGTGCAGGATGAGCGCAGCCTTGCCGATCGTCTGCGCGAGATCGAGTTCGATCCGCGCATGATCGGCATGGTCGCCGCGCTGGCCGTCATCTGGCTCGGCTTCAACTGGCTGTCCGATGGCGCCTTCCTGACGCCGCGCAACCTGTGGAACCTCTGGGTCCAGACCGCCTCGATCGCGATCATGGCCTGCGGCATGGTGCTGGTCATCGTCACCCGCAACATCGACCTCTCGGTCGGCTCGATGCTCGGCTTCGTCGGCATGGTGGTCGGGCTGGTGCAGGTCCGGCTCCTGCCCGAGATCTGGGGCTTCGAACATCCGCTGACCTGGCTGGTCAGCCTGCTCGTCGCGATGTGTCTCGGCGGGCTCGTCGGCTTGCTGCAGGGCGCGCTGATCGCCTATCTCGCCATCCCTTCCTTCATCGTCACGCTCGGCGGGCTGCTGGTCTGGCGCGGCGCTGCCTGGTGGGTGACGCAGGGACAGACGATCGCGCCGATGGATTCGCGCTTCCGCCCGCTCGGCGGCGGCGTCGAGGGAGCGATCGGCACGAGCGCTTCCTGGGCGATCGGCATCGCGCTCTGCGCGGCGATCTGCGTCGGTGCGGCGCTGATCCGGCGCCGGCGCAAGCGCTTCGGCTTCGTGCTGCGCCCGCTCTGGGCCGAGATCGCGATCGCCGGGCTCGGCTGCGCCGCGGTGCTGGCGATGGTGATGGTGGCAAACGCCTATGCGCTGCCGGCCGGCATCGCGCGGCGGATCACCGAGGCGAAGGGCGGAACCTGGCCCGCAGGCGGCCTCATCATCGGCCATGGGCTCGCCGTGCCGGTGCTGATCGCGCTCGGCGTCGGCGTCGTCATCACCTTCCTCGCCAACCGCCTGCGCTTCGGCCGCTATGTCTTCGCGATCGGCGGCAATCCTGAAGCCGCGCAGCTCTCCGGCGTGAACACGCGCAAGGTGCTGATGCTGGTCTTCGGGCTGATGGGCATGCTTGTCGGCATCTCGGCCTGCATCTCGACGGCGCGCCTCAACGCCGCGACCAACGCCGCCGGCACGCTGGACGAGCTCTATGTCATCGCCGCCGCGGTGATCGGCGGCACCTCACTTGCCGGCGGCGTCGGCACCGTCGCGGGTGCGATGCTCGGCGCGCTGGTGATGCAGTCGCTGCAGTCCGGCATGGTGCTGATCGGCGTCGACGCACCGCTGCAAAACATTGTCGTCGGCATCGTCCTCGTCCTCGCTGTCTGGCTCGACGGGGTCTACCGCAAGCGGCTGAGCTGA
- a CDS encoding HAD hydrolase-like protein, with amino-acid sequence MPPYSLAIFDFDGTLADSFPWFCSVLNQTARRFGFREVAPNEIDELRALGPREIIARLRVPMWKMPAIALHMRRLSADSRDAVALFPGVEAMLAALTARNITLAIVSSNGEDTIRRALGPAAAHVSHFDCEASLWGKSAKFRAVLKRLDIDRRRAIAIGDEVRDIEAARRAGVASGVVTFGYNTGVSLRARGPDLVFDDYAELVAELTG; translated from the coding sequence ATGCCCCCCTACTCGCTTGCAATATTCGATTTCGATGGAACGCTGGCCGACAGCTTTCCGTGGTTTTGCTCGGTGCTCAATCAAACTGCGCGACGATTTGGCTTTCGGGAGGTCGCGCCGAACGAAATCGACGAGCTGCGCGCTCTGGGACCGCGCGAGATCATCGCCCGGCTCAGGGTTCCGATGTGGAAGATGCCGGCCATCGCGCTGCATATGCGCCGGCTCAGCGCCGATAGCCGCGACGCCGTCGCTCTCTTTCCCGGCGTCGAAGCGATGCTCGCCGCCTTGACGGCGCGCAACATCACGCTCGCCATCGTCAGCTCCAATGGCGAAGACACCATTCGCCGCGCGCTCGGGCCGGCCGCCGCTCATGTCAGCCACTTCGATTGCGAGGCGTCCCTGTGGGGGAAGAGCGCGAAATTCAGGGCTGTTCTCAAGCGCCTCGACATCGACAGACGACGCGCCATCGCCATCGGCGATGAAGTCCGCGACATCGAAGCGGCGCGACGGGCCGGTGTCGCTTCCGGCGTCGTCACCTTCGGCTACAATACGGGCGTCTCATTGCGGGCGCGGGGGCCGGATCTGGTTTTCGACGACTATGCAGAGCTTGTCGCCGAGCTGACCGGATGA
- a CDS encoding DUF2244 domain-containing protein, with protein MDPGKSTVSDSPDAMTRPVFDATITPHRSLGQNGFRIVMTLVSLASVISSIPFVVLGAWPVAGFFGLDVLALFIAFHVNFRHARAFERIVVTPLEIFLRKVSHRGREAIWRFNPAWTRLERQTDEDYGLLGLTLVSRGQSVAVATALSPQERAGFADALGTALARARRGPDSGAL; from the coding sequence ATGGACCCCGGCAAGAGCACAGTCAGCGACAGCCCGGACGCGATGACGCGGCCGGTCTTCGACGCGACGATCACGCCGCATCGCTCGCTCGGCCAGAACGGCTTCCGCATCGTGATGACGCTGGTGTCTCTGGCGAGCGTGATCTCCTCGATCCCCTTCGTGGTGCTCGGCGCGTGGCCGGTCGCCGGCTTCTTCGGCCTCGACGTGCTCGCGCTCTTCATCGCCTTCCACGTCAACTTCCGCCACGCCCGCGCTTTCGAGCGCATCGTGGTGACGCCGCTGGAGATCTTCCTGCGCAAGGTCTCGCATCGCGGCCGCGAGGCCATCTGGCGTTTCAATCCGGCCTGGACCCGGCTCGAACGCCAGACCGACGAGGATTATGGCCTGCTCGGCCTCACGCTGGTCTCGCGCGGGCAGAGCGTCGCGGTCGCGACCGCGCTCTCGCCGCAGGAGCGTGCCGGCTTCGCCGATGCGCTGGGAACGGCCCTGGCGCGCGCACGGCGCGGCCCCGATTCCGGCGCACTCTGA
- a CDS encoding SPW repeat protein, with protein MWTANTNARRPQDWCNLILAVLLFFSPWYMGFVGDFLPTRNAWIVGVALAVIAVAALSAFAEWEEWLNLALGLWLVASPWMLGFTGNLRAFWPHMVVGLLTAAISAWAVWDYRHEPHATA; from the coding sequence ATGTGGACCGCGAATACGAACGCCAGGCGACCACAGGACTGGTGTAATCTGATCCTGGCCGTGCTGCTGTTCTTCTCACCATGGTACATGGGCTTCGTCGGTGACTTCCTGCCGACGCGCAATGCCTGGATCGTCGGCGTGGCTCTCGCTGTGATTGCCGTCGCCGCGCTTTCGGCCTTCGCCGAATGGGAGGAATGGCTGAATCTCGCGCTCGGACTCTGGCTGGTGGCCTCGCCCTGGATGCTCGGCTTCACCGGTAACCTCCGCGCTTTCTGGCCTCACATGGTCGTCGGCCTGCTGACTGCGGCGATCTCGGCCTGGGCGGTCTGGGATTATCGGCACGAGCCCCACGCGACGGCCTGA
- the deoA gene encoding thymidine phosphorylase, producing MRLTQEIIAAKRDGAELPDADICQFVDGLTDGSVTEGQAGAFAMAVYFNGMNEKERVALTLAMRDSGTVLHWDDLPGPALDKHSTGGVGDTVSLPLAAAVAACGGYVPMISGRGLGHTGGTLDKLDAVPGYVTQPGVSLFRKVVREAGCAIIGQTADLAPADKRLYAIRDVTATVETIPLLVSSILSKKLAAGLHGLAMDVKFGSGAFLPDYAKAQALAQALVAVANDSGLPTHALLTDMDEPLASVAGNALEVAYALDHLTGRRREERFHEVTVALGAEMLLLGRLAADLDAARTKIEDAFASGAAAERFARMVAALGGPADLLEMPANHLAAAPIVKPVFAEIAGAVAAIDTRGVGLAIVALGGGRVRPQDPIDHAVGIVELAGIGEEVGPERPLGIIHARDEAGFAAASARLRKAYRIGEAAARGRLVAERMTERAST from the coding sequence ATGCGCCTGACCCAGGAGATCATCGCTGCCAAGCGCGACGGTGCCGAGTTGCCCGATGCCGACATCTGCCAGTTCGTCGATGGGCTGACGGACGGTTCGGTGACCGAAGGCCAGGCCGGGGCCTTCGCCATGGCGGTCTATTTCAACGGCATGAACGAGAAGGAGCGCGTCGCGCTGACCCTCGCCATGCGTGATTCCGGCACCGTGCTGCATTGGGACGATCTGCCCGGCCCCGCCCTCGACAAGCACTCGACTGGCGGCGTCGGCGATACGGTGAGCCTCCCGCTGGCAGCCGCGGTCGCGGCCTGCGGCGGTTACGTCCCGATGATTTCCGGTCGCGGCCTCGGCCATACCGGCGGCACGCTCGACAAGCTGGATGCCGTGCCGGGCTACGTCACCCAGCCGGGTGTCAGCCTGTTCCGCAAGGTCGTGCGCGAGGCCGGCTGCGCCATCATCGGCCAGACCGCCGATCTCGCTCCGGCCGATAAGCGGCTCTATGCCATCCGCGACGTGACGGCGACGGTGGAAACCATCCCGCTGCTGGTCTCCTCGATCCTGTCGAAGAAGCTCGCCGCCGGACTTCACGGGCTCGCCATGGACGTGAAGTTCGGTTCCGGCGCCTTCCTGCCGGACTATGCCAAGGCGCAGGCGCTGGCGCAGGCTCTTGTCGCTGTCGCCAATGATTCCGGCCTGCCGACACACGCGCTCCTGACCGACATGGACGAGCCGCTTGCCTCGGTCGCCGGCAATGCGCTTGAGGTCGCCTATGCGCTCGATCACCTCACAGGGCGCCGCCGCGAGGAGCGCTTCCATGAGGTCACGGTCGCACTGGGCGCCGAGATGCTGCTGCTCGGCAGGCTTGCCGCCGATCTCGATGCGGCGCGCACGAAGATCGAGGATGCCTTTGCCTCGGGCGCTGCGGCCGAGCGCTTCGCCCGGATGGTGGCGGCGCTTGGAGGCCCGGCTGATCTGCTGGAAATGCCGGCAAATCATCTTGCCGCCGCGCCGATCGTGAAACCCGTCTTTGCCGAGATCGCTGGTGCGGTCGCGGCCATCGACACGCGCGGGGTCGGGCTTGCGATCGTCGCGCTCGGTGGCGGCCGCGTCCGCCCGCAGGATCCGATCGACCACGCCGTCGGCATCGTCGAACTGGCTGGCATTGGTGAAGAGGTTGGTCCGGAGCGCCCGCTCGGGATCATCCATGCCCGCGACGAGGCGGGCTTCGCCGCGGCAAGTGCGCGCTTGCGCAAGGCTTATCGGATCGGGGAGGCTGCGGCACGCGGCCGGCTGGTCGCGGAACGGATGACGGAGAGGGCGTCGACATGA
- a CDS encoding bifunctional helix-turn-helix domain-containing protein/methylated-DNA--[protein]-cysteine S-methyltransferase: MPSEADFPAVAPGSDYDTVRRILAFITHNWREQPTIEAIADAAGATPTDVHHLFRRWCGLTPKAFLQAITLDHAKGLLASSASILDTALEVGLSGPGRLHDLFVTHEAMSPGEWKLGGEGLKLSYGFHVSPFGEALIVVTDRGLAGLGWVSNSVDGGKVVGGRAEALADMMRRWPHADYHYDPALTAPYAGRIFEPKAWTPETPLRVVLIGTDFEVRVWETLLRIPVGCATTYGDVANHIGRPTAARAVGMAVGKNPISFVVPCHRVIGKSGALTGYHWGLTRKRAILGWEAGQAAAG, encoded by the coding sequence ATGCCGAGCGAGGCCGATTTCCCCGCCGTGGCGCCGGGCTCGGACTACGACACCGTCCGCCGCATCCTGGCCTTCATCACCCATAACTGGCGCGAGCAGCCGACGATCGAGGCGATCGCGGATGCGGCCGGCGCGACTCCGACCGATGTCCATCATCTCTTCCGGCGCTGGTGCGGCCTCACGCCGAAAGCCTTCCTGCAGGCGATCACGCTCGACCATGCCAAGGGGCTGCTCGCCTCCTCCGCCAGCATCCTCGACACCGCGCTCGAGGTCGGGCTTTCCGGCCCCGGCCGGCTGCACGATCTCTTCGTGACGCATGAGGCGATGTCGCCCGGCGAGTGGAAGCTCGGCGGAGAGGGGCTGAAGCTCTCCTACGGCTTCCATGTCTCTCCCTTCGGCGAGGCGCTCATCGTGGTCACTGATCGTGGCCTTGCCGGGCTCGGCTGGGTTTCGAACAGCGTCGACGGCGGCAAGGTCGTGGGCGGGCGTGCCGAAGCACTGGCCGACATGATGCGGCGCTGGCCCCATGCCGACTATCATTACGATCCGGCTCTGACGGCGCCCTATGCTGGCCGCATCTTCGAGCCCAAGGCCTGGACTCCCGAGACGCCCTTGCGTGTCGTGCTGATCGGCACCGATTTCGAAGTCAGGGTCTGGGAGACGCTGCTCAGGATCCCGGTCGGCTGCGCCACGACCTATGGCGACGTTGCCAACCATATCGGCCGCCCAACAGCGGCGCGCGCGGTCGGCATGGCGGTGGGCAAGAACCCGATCTCCTTCGTGGTGCCTTGCCACCGCGTCATCGGCAAGTCTGGCGCACTCACCGGCTATCACTGGGGCCTGACGCGCAAGCGCGCCATCCTCGGCTGGGAGGCTGGCCAGGCGGCCGCTGGCTGA
- a CDS encoding esterase-like activity of phytase family protein has product MRLALAAALLLSSTILAGAQDAPKEFPAKLLGHALLPANTIIPAPADAPADLKVSGKFVTPGKRVEAVGSVMGTSGGRPTGLSTPFAGQPVQGFSGIRSLGNGEFLVLTDNGFGSKVNSPDAMLFFHRLKADFDKGAIERLSTTFLHDPDKKVPFRIVHEGTEKRYLTGADFDPESIQPIGGKYWIGEEFGPYLIRVDANGKVEAVFETQVDGKTARSPDHYAVTTPGAPNQSVAFNVRRSKGFEGMAQSPDGRFLYPLLEGPLWNAEANGFEEVNGKEVLRILEFDVANEKWTGRSWFYPLEQKGNAIGDFNMIDGTTALIIERDNGEGTADRACAAGQKGPDCFHELAKFKRIVKIEMTEANTGKPVRKVGYIDLMKIADPDKKAKQGAIDGVLPFPFFTIENVDVVDRAGGIIVVGNDNNLPFSSSRDPKKADDNELVLLSVKELLDAK; this is encoded by the coding sequence ATGCGCCTCGCCCTTGCCGCAGCCCTGCTTCTGTCATCGACCATCCTTGCCGGCGCGCAGGACGCGCCGAAGGAGTTTCCGGCCAAGCTCCTCGGCCATGCGCTGCTGCCGGCCAACACCATCATTCCGGCCCCGGCCGATGCGCCGGCGGATCTGAAGGTCTCGGGCAAGTTCGTCACGCCGGGCAAGCGCGTCGAAGCCGTCGGCTCGGTGATGGGAACCTCGGGCGGCCGGCCGACCGGCCTTTCCACCCCCTTCGCCGGCCAGCCGGTCCAGGGTTTCTCCGGCATCCGCTCGCTCGGCAACGGCGAGTTCTTGGTCCTGACCGACAATGGCTTCGGCTCCAAGGTGAACTCGCCCGACGCGATGCTGTTCTTCCACCGCCTCAAGGCCGACTTCGACAAGGGTGCGATCGAGCGTCTCTCGACCACCTTCCTGCACGATCCCGACAAGAAGGTGCCGTTCCGCATCGTCCATGAGGGCACGGAGAAGCGCTATCTGACCGGCGCCGATTTCGACCCGGAATCGATCCAGCCGATCGGTGGCAAGTACTGGATCGGTGAGGAGTTCGGCCCCTATCTCATCCGGGTCGATGCCAACGGCAAGGTCGAGGCGGTGTTCGAGACGCAGGTCGACGGCAAGACGGCCCGCTCGCCCGACCACTACGCCGTCACCACTCCGGGCGCGCCGAACCAGTCCGTCGCCTTCAATGTCCGCCGTTCCAAGGGTTTCGAGGGCATGGCCCAGTCGCCGGATGGCCGCTTCCTCTACCCGCTGCTCGAGGGTCCGCTCTGGAATGCCGAGGCCAATGGCTTCGAGGAAGTCAACGGCAAGGAGGTGCTGCGCATCCTCGAGTTCGATGTCGCCAACGAGAAGTGGACCGGCCGCTCCTGGTTTTACCCGCTCGAGCAGAAGGGCAACGCCATCGGCGACTTCAACATGATCGACGGCACGACAGCGCTCATCATTGAGAGGGATAACGGCGAAGGCACCGCCGACAGGGCCTGTGCCGCCGGCCAGAAGGGCCCGGACTGCTTCCACGAGCTCGCCAAGTTCAAGCGCATCGTGAAGATCGAAATGACCGAGGCCAATACCGGCAAGCCGGTGCGCAAGGTCGGCTATATCGACCTGATGAAGATCGCCGATCCGGACAAGAAGGCAAAGCAGGGCGCCATCGACGGTGTCCTGCCCTTCCCCTTCTTCACCATCGAGAACGTCGACGTCGTCGACCGCGCGGGCGGCATCATCGTCGTCGGCAATGACAACAACCTGCCGTTCTCCTCCTCGCGCGATCCGAAGAAGGCTGATGACAACGAGCTCGTCCTGCTCTCGGTGAAGGAATTGCTCGACGCGAAGTGA